From a single Syntrophobacterales bacterium genomic region:
- a CDS encoding zinc ribbon domain-containing protein, with protein sequence MPIFEYKCENCGNEFELIVFKDDTPECPSCGDKEPVKKMSTFGFSVGYKYKSSSENSGSGCAGCSSSNCSSCS encoded by the coding sequence ATGCCCATTTTTGAATATAAATGCGAAAACTGCGGAAATGAATTTGAGCTTATCGTCTTCAAAGACGACACACCAGAATGTCCGTCATGCGGAGATAAGGAGCCGGTAAAAAAAATGTCTACTTTTGGATTTTCAGTTGGATACAAGTACAAATCATCTTCGGAAAATTCAGGATCAGGATGCGCAGGTTGCAGCTCGTCAAATTGTTCATCGTGTTCGTAG
- the tilS gene encoding tRNA lysidine(34) synthetase TilS has protein sequence MDTSTNHLRKIQDQDAQVAARQIVHRVRSGAALLARRFCNSCFPKEAGVVAVTLVHKVKKIIEKEKLIEPGERVLVGLSGGIDSTVMLYLLFRISEDLSFDLGVAHINHLLRGEESERDEEFVRNLAESLSLACHVGRIDVKREAGEAGKSLQHAGRDARYGFFRETAAEQGYQKIAVAHTLDDQVETFVMRMLKGTGLRGLSAIPVKRDNIVRPLLTATRAQIEEYGRMYNVSFVHDSSNEKTVYERNFVRKRIIPLMEELNPAFREKVSFLLNDLIAVNRMFDARAHDFMKTRISWDDETASLGVEALKGLDEETRFRVMAHLLDQLEPGFIALREHMRQINNVLMGLGPNLAAELPHGFRVKKTYDRLTITKLNPQSPSMDILPVMEGSNRLDPFNITLMIESLRELGETPLVFLDPLTVLFDEDKLGMLKVRSFREGDRFVPLGMKALVKLKDFFISQKIPREKRRHIPLLLSDDHIIWVVGHRMDDRFKVTGDTLRKIRIHADPILSS, from the coding sequence TTGGATACAAGTACAAATCATCTTCGGAAAATTCAGGATCAGGATGCGCAGGTTGCAGCTCGTCAAATTGTTCATCGTGTTCGTAGCGGCGCAGCCCTTCTGGCGAGGCGGTTTTGCAATTCCTGCTTTCCGAAAGAAGCCGGTGTTGTTGCAGTGACTCTTGTCCATAAAGTCAAAAAGATAATTGAGAAAGAGAAGCTTATTGAGCCTGGAGAACGGGTGCTTGTCGGCTTGTCGGGTGGAATAGATTCTACCGTCATGCTCTATCTGTTATTCCGCATAAGTGAGGACCTATCGTTCGATCTCGGCGTAGCCCACATCAATCATCTCCTGCGAGGGGAGGAGTCTGAAAGGGACGAGGAATTTGTGAGAAACCTTGCCGAGAGTCTCTCTTTGGCCTGTCATGTCGGAAGGATTGATGTGAAAAGGGAGGCAGGGGAAGCGGGTAAGTCTCTACAGCATGCGGGCAGAGACGCGAGATACGGGTTTTTCAGGGAGACGGCCGCAGAACAGGGCTATCAAAAGATTGCTGTCGCCCATACCCTTGACGACCAGGTGGAGACATTCGTTATGAGAATGCTAAAGGGTACCGGACTTAGGGGACTTTCAGCGATCCCGGTCAAGAGAGACAATATAGTCAGGCCTCTTCTCACAGCGACAAGGGCGCAGATAGAAGAGTATGGGCGCATGTATAATGTCTCTTTCGTTCACGATTCCTCAAACGAAAAGACGGTCTATGAAAGAAATTTCGTAAGAAAACGGATAATCCCTTTGATGGAAGAGTTGAATCCAGCGTTCAGGGAGAAGGTTTCTTTCCTCCTTAATGATCTTATCGCAGTGAATCGGATGTTCGACGCGAGAGCACATGATTTTATGAAGACCCGTATTTCGTGGGACGATGAAACCGCTTCCCTGGGGGTGGAGGCTCTGAAAGGACTTGATGAAGAGACAAGATTCAGAGTGATGGCGCACCTCCTTGATCAACTGGAGCCGGGATTTATCGCCTTGCGAGAGCATATGCGCCAGATAAATAACGTCCTAATGGGTCTGGGACCCAATTTGGCAGCAGAACTGCCCCATGGCTTTAGGGTAAAGAAGACTTACGATAGGCTGACAATCACCAAATTGAACCCTCAGTCACCTTCGATGGACATCCTCCCTGTGATGGAGGGTTCGAACAGACTGGATCCGTTCAATATTACCCTCATGATAGAATCTTTGAGGGAATTAGGCGAGACCCCGCTCGTATTTCTCGACCCTCTCACCGTCCTTTTCGATGAGGATAAACTTGGGATGTTGAAGGTGAGGTCCTTTCGTGAAGGGGACAGATTTGTCCCCTTAGGCATGAAAGCGTTGGTCAAACTGAAAGATTTCTTCATCTCCCAAAAGATTCCCCGGGAGAAGAGAAGGCATATCCCTCTCCTTCTATCGGACGATCACATAATATGGGTCGTAGGCCACAGGATGGACGACCGATTTAAGGTGACGGGGGATACCTTACGTAAAATAAGGATTCACGCGGACCCTATTTTATCGTCCTGA